The following proteins are co-located in the Phyllostomus discolor isolate MPI-MPIP mPhyDis1 chromosome 1, mPhyDis1.pri.v3, whole genome shotgun sequence genome:
- the ZNF280D gene encoding zinc finger protein 280D isoform X6 — protein sequence MAELFMECEEEELEPWQKKVKEVEDDDDDEPIFVGEISSSKPAISNILNRVNPSSYSRGIKNGALSRGITAAFKPTSQHYTNPTSNPVAASPVNFHPESRSSDSSVTVQPLSKPGYITNSSRVASSNSTELLFDLTQDTGLSHFQGGPTLSLAGVNESSFLSKRPSTSEVNSVNPKKPKPSESVSGANSSAAFPSAKSLSVTSPQAMSSKGTNTSSSQSKNGTPFPRACPKCNIHFNLLDPLKNHMKYCCPDMINNFLGLATTEFSSTANKNKTVDSEKGKLIMLVNDFYYGKHEGDIQEEQKTHTTFKCFSCLKILKNNIRFMNHMKHHLELEKQSSESWENHTTCQHCYRQFPTPFQLQCHIESTHTPHEFSTICKICELSFETEHILLQHMKDNHKPGEMPYICQVCNYRSSSFSDVETHFRTSHENTKNLLCPFCLKVIKIATPYMHHYMKHQKKGIHRCTKCRLQFLTCKEKMDHKTQHHRTFIKPKQLEGLPPGTKVTIRASVGPLQSGSSATPSISANTSTLQVSPPRTKSVTAKNPTKSNTSKLNTTKSNASKSNSNKPNGSKSKLKSKISNVQKKQSTLASSNRKSKVNTALRNLRYRRGVHKCIECCSEIKDFANHFPTYVHCSFCRYNTSCSKAYVNHMMSFHSNRPSKRFCIFKKHSENLRGITLVCLNCDFLADVSGLDNMATHLSQHETHTCQVVVEKVSVCIPTSAHLSDCLLK from the exons CCCCAGCTCATATTCGAGGGGAATAAAGAATGGCGCACTCAGTAGAG GTATTACTGCTGCATTCAAGCCTACAAGTCAGCACTACACGAACCCAACATCAAATCCAGTGGCTGCCTCGCCAGTAAATTTTCATCCTGAATCTAGATCTTCAGATAGTTCTGTTACTGTTCAGCCTTTGTCTAAACCT GGTTACATAACAAACTCATCACGAGTTGCATCTAGTAATTCTACAGAGTTACTGTTTGACTTGACCCAGGATACAGGATTATCACATTTCCAAGGTGGACCAACACTTTCTTTAGCAG GTGTGAATGAAAGTTCATTTTTATCAAAACGTCCTTCTACTTCCGAGGTGAACAGTGTTAATCCAAAAAAGCCTAAACCCAGTGAAAGTGTTTCTGGAGCAAATTCCTCAGCTGCATTTCCTTCAGCTAAATCTCTTTCAGTGACATCTCCCCAGGCTATGTCATCAAAAG gtACAAATACCTCATCAAGTCAATCTAAAAATGGCACACCTTTTCCAAGAGCTTGTCCAAAGTGCaatattcattttaatcttttggATCCTTTGAAAAATCACATGAAG tatTGTTGTCCAGACATGATAAATAACTTTTTGGGACTGGCTACAACAGAATTTTCAAGtacagcaaataaaaacaagactGTTGATTCAGAGAAAGGAAAGTTGATCATGTTGGTTAATGACTTTTATTATGGAAAACATGAAGGAGATatccaggaagaacagaagaCTCACACAACCTTTAAATGCTTCAGTTGCttgaaaattcttaaaaataatattag GTTTATGAACCACATGAAACACCATTTGGAACTTGAGAAGCAGAGTAGTGAGAGCTGGGAAAACCACACCACCTGCCAGCACTGCTATCGCCAGTTTCCCACACCATTTCAACTGCAGTGTCACATTGAAAGTACACACACCCCCCATGAATTTTCTA CCATTTGCAAAATCTGTGAATTATCATTTGAAACAGAGCATATTCTCTTACAACATATGAAGGACAATCATAAACCCGGTGAGATGCCATATATTTGCcag GTTTGCAATTATAGATCATCATCATTTTCTGATGTAGAAACTCATTTTAGAACATCCCATGAAAACACTAAGAACTTGCTATGTCCATTTTGCCTCAAAGTTATTAAAATTGCGACACCCTATATGCATCATTATATGAAGCATCAG aaaaaaggaatacATCGTTGTACAAAATGCAGACTGCAATTTTTGACATGCAAAGAGAAAATGGATCACAAGACTCAGCATCATCGAACATTTATAAAACCTAAACAGCTAGAAGGATTACCTCCTGGAACAAAA GTTACTATTCGAGCTTCAGTTGGACCTCTTCAGTCAGGATCTTCAGCTACACCTTCTATTAGTGCAAACACTTCTACCCTTCAGGTCTCACCTCCAAGGACAAAAAGTGTAACTGCTAAAAATCCCACAAAATCTAACACAAGTAAACTTAATACAACTAAATCTAATGCAAGTAAATCTAACTCAAATAAGCCTAATGGAAGTAAATCTAAATTGAAATCAAAAATCTCTAATGtgcaaaaaaaacaaagcactttGGCTAGTAGCAATAGAAAAAGTAAAGTCAATACAGCTTTGAGGAACTTAAG GTATCGTCGGGGAGTTCACAAGTGCATTGAGTGTTGTtctgaaataaaagattttgcaaaccactttccTACATATGTCCATTGTAGTTTCTGCAGATATAACACTAGCTGTAGCAAAGCCTATGTAAATCATATGATGAG CTTTCACAGTAACCGTCCAAGTAAaaggttttgtatttttaagaagcaTTCAGAAAATCTCAg gggCATTACTCTAGTGTGCCTTAATTGTGATTTCCTAGCTGATGTTTCTGGCTTAGATAATATGGCTACGCACTTGAGTCAGCATGAAACTCATACTTGCCAAGTTGTAGTAGAGAAAG tttCTGTTTGTATCCCAACTTCTGCTCATCTTTCTga ctgcttgTTGAAATAG
- the ZNF280D gene encoding zinc finger protein 280D isoform X5 codes for MAELFMECEEEELEPWQKKVKEVEDDDDDEPIFVGEISSSKPAISNILNRVNPSSYSRGIKNGALSRGITAAFKPTSQHYTNPTSNPVAASPVNFHPESRSSDSSVTVQPLSKPGYITNSSRVASSNSTELLFDLTQDTGLSHFQGGPTLSLAGVNESSFLSKRPSTSEVNSVNPKKPKPSESVSGANSSAAFPSAKSLSVTSPQAMSSKGTNTSSSQSKNGTPFPRACPKCNIHFNLLDPLKNHMKYCCPDMINNFLGLATTEFSSTANKNKTVDSEKGKLIMLVNDFYYGKHEGDIQEEQKTHTTFKCFSCLKILKNNIRFMNHMKHHLELEKQSSESWENHTTCQHCYRQFPTPFQLQCHIESTHTPHEFSTICKICELSFETEHILLQHMKDNHKPGEMPYICQVCNYRSSSFSDVETHFRTSHENTKNLLCPFCLKVIKIATPYMHHYMKHQKKGIHRCTKCRLQFLTCKEKMDHKTQHHRTFIKPKQLEGLPPGTKVTIRASVGPLQSGSSATPSISANTSTLQVSPPRTKSVTAKNPTKSNTSKLNTTKSNASKSNSNKPNGSKSKLKSKISNVQKKQSTLASSNRKSKVNTALRNLRYRRGVHKCIECCSEIKDFANHFPTYVHCSFCRYNTSCSKAYVNHMMSFHSNRPSKRFCIFKKHSENLRGITLVCLNCDFLADVSGLDNMATHLSQHETHTCQVVVEKVSVCIPTSAHLSELKSEAPPTKEQKPVSEVR; via the exons CCCCAGCTCATATTCGAGGGGAATAAAGAATGGCGCACTCAGTAGAG GTATTACTGCTGCATTCAAGCCTACAAGTCAGCACTACACGAACCCAACATCAAATCCAGTGGCTGCCTCGCCAGTAAATTTTCATCCTGAATCTAGATCTTCAGATAGTTCTGTTACTGTTCAGCCTTTGTCTAAACCT GGTTACATAACAAACTCATCACGAGTTGCATCTAGTAATTCTACAGAGTTACTGTTTGACTTGACCCAGGATACAGGATTATCACATTTCCAAGGTGGACCAACACTTTCTTTAGCAG GTGTGAATGAAAGTTCATTTTTATCAAAACGTCCTTCTACTTCCGAGGTGAACAGTGTTAATCCAAAAAAGCCTAAACCCAGTGAAAGTGTTTCTGGAGCAAATTCCTCAGCTGCATTTCCTTCAGCTAAATCTCTTTCAGTGACATCTCCCCAGGCTATGTCATCAAAAG gtACAAATACCTCATCAAGTCAATCTAAAAATGGCACACCTTTTCCAAGAGCTTGTCCAAAGTGCaatattcattttaatcttttggATCCTTTGAAAAATCACATGAAG tatTGTTGTCCAGACATGATAAATAACTTTTTGGGACTGGCTACAACAGAATTTTCAAGtacagcaaataaaaacaagactGTTGATTCAGAGAAAGGAAAGTTGATCATGTTGGTTAATGACTTTTATTATGGAAAACATGAAGGAGATatccaggaagaacagaagaCTCACACAACCTTTAAATGCTTCAGTTGCttgaaaattcttaaaaataatattag GTTTATGAACCACATGAAACACCATTTGGAACTTGAGAAGCAGAGTAGTGAGAGCTGGGAAAACCACACCACCTGCCAGCACTGCTATCGCCAGTTTCCCACACCATTTCAACTGCAGTGTCACATTGAAAGTACACACACCCCCCATGAATTTTCTA CCATTTGCAAAATCTGTGAATTATCATTTGAAACAGAGCATATTCTCTTACAACATATGAAGGACAATCATAAACCCGGTGAGATGCCATATATTTGCcag GTTTGCAATTATAGATCATCATCATTTTCTGATGTAGAAACTCATTTTAGAACATCCCATGAAAACACTAAGAACTTGCTATGTCCATTTTGCCTCAAAGTTATTAAAATTGCGACACCCTATATGCATCATTATATGAAGCATCAG aaaaaaggaatacATCGTTGTACAAAATGCAGACTGCAATTTTTGACATGCAAAGAGAAAATGGATCACAAGACTCAGCATCATCGAACATTTATAAAACCTAAACAGCTAGAAGGATTACCTCCTGGAACAAAA GTTACTATTCGAGCTTCAGTTGGACCTCTTCAGTCAGGATCTTCAGCTACACCTTCTATTAGTGCAAACACTTCTACCCTTCAGGTCTCACCTCCAAGGACAAAAAGTGTAACTGCTAAAAATCCCACAAAATCTAACACAAGTAAACTTAATACAACTAAATCTAATGCAAGTAAATCTAACTCAAATAAGCCTAATGGAAGTAAATCTAAATTGAAATCAAAAATCTCTAATGtgcaaaaaaaacaaagcactttGGCTAGTAGCAATAGAAAAAGTAAAGTCAATACAGCTTTGAGGAACTTAAG GTATCGTCGGGGAGTTCACAAGTGCATTGAGTGTTGTtctgaaataaaagattttgcaaaccactttccTACATATGTCCATTGTAGTTTCTGCAGATATAACACTAGCTGTAGCAAAGCCTATGTAAATCATATGATGAG CTTTCACAGTAACCGTCCAAGTAAaaggttttgtatttttaagaagcaTTCAGAAAATCTCAg gggCATTACTCTAGTGTGCCTTAATTGTGATTTCCTAGCTGATGTTTCTGGCTTAGATAATATGGCTACGCACTTGAGTCAGCATGAAACTCATACTTGCCAAGTTGTAGTAGAGAAAG tttCTGTTTGTATCCCAACTTCTGCTCATCTTTCTga